The DNA sequence taaattcctTTAAGCCAATTAAGTAATTAAACAATAAATCCATAAACTAACTAATTATTAAACTTCCTAATTATCTTTCAATAGGTTGGAGATTTAGGGAGAAGAGGATGGGGTGATATTGGAGGAACAAATTCAGTTGAACAGAATCAATATTGCTCAAAGGAACATTATCAAAGTTCTTCCACTACTTATCAAAATAATGATATAACCCAGCATCATTCCACTGAAAAAACATCTTTAATGAAAACATCGCAGCCCAAGTAAGTTAATAGTAGTTCTAGTGAAGCTATTATAAAACATAagcattttaaatttaaatgattaTAATCAATGCAATTTCATAAATTAATTGTActttaaattattttagaaCCAATGTATCAACTGCAAATTTTTCCAACTGTGAATGGGATTGGGGTAATGAGACAAAACAAAGTAACCAAATAACAGATTCTAAACCAGTTGCAAGAAAATCAAAAGATAAAGACGAAATATTAATCAACTTTAGTACGGACCATCATGCATCTAACTGGGATTCAAAACTTGAAGACGATGCAtgggaaatattaaaaaattaattattatttattaattaggaAATTTTTATCAAAGTTCAAAATCTTTAAATATCTTGCCTATCCTAAAGATTTTGAACTTGTATAAAGCAATGTAACAGCAATtgttaaaatgaaattatttttattctgtGTTTTACCCCTCTAATGTTACAAATATATGTAGATACATATAAAAGAGTAATCATTTACGGTTAGTGTATACGTGCCAGCGTGTATACATTGTACGCTTTAGAAAGCGTAAATAAATATCACATATTGCAAGTTAATGTACTTCAAACTTTGCTTTATGATTAATGCATATTAAGATGCAAAGACATGTTGGTACTGTGTGTTGTTCACCttatttgattaattttcatatattatgcatttatattatttcacaaataatatatatgatattgTTTAATGTACTATATCATCATTCTTATGTAATTTATACATTCATTGAGCTAAAAATAGATGGAGAAGATATATTACAAAGAGCTTCTCTTCAAAAAGATacaaaacaattattttatattatgataTGTATTAGATGaatgtatattattacattgggttataattatttacaatagaaaataatatctcttaaaataaacatttattttattctatatatataacttaCATGAGGTAATCTTTAATACATTTTTAAGACAATAGATTTCTGTCACATAAAATAAATCAATTTACTCTATTGGATAAAAATTTGTACTTGtttatgttatatataaataaagaaaatctTTTTCTATCACAGCAGAAAATGTATCCAAATTTTAAGCACCTCcacattattaatatttattaaatattatcattACACATGAATGTATAAAAAAACTATAACTATATTATAAAAGTTGACCTGGGACCCTTTTTCCTGGATATACTTTTTTAATATGTCTTTTATTGTAAGTATTACCAACATATTCCCAGATATCTTTCTCACATTTTGGCCATATCTTGCGTTCTAGTCTTGATAACAAAATACATAGTAAATCTCTATCTTTTGGTGATAGATCAAAATATGATACTGGTCCCAGGCTTGAGcgataaagaaaattatatattgCTCTACAATAATTACATACAATTATCAATAAACAGAGTTTATTAGTATTATATATAAACTGTTATAAAATAGTCAATAACTTATTAtcaataaataaaactattcatatataCCTGAAATCAAAACCTTCTGCTTCTGAAGGGGATGGATGCTTTtcaaataaatgtataaataataatgctTCTGGGATAAGACTATCCCCAGGTTCAAACATTCCACAATTCATCCAGTTGTTTATTAGTTCATGTTCATATAAATATTCTGCCATTTCAGAATATTCAGTAATTTTCCATCTGATATCTTCAAAAGACATGTTTGGCAACATTTGTGATATAGCTTCAACATTTTCGGTCCCATATTTTTTTAAACCTTCtaacaatatttttttatcatCATTAGTCCACAGTTTATTTGATTTCACTTTTTGTTGGTTTACTGTTGTCATCTTGCTACTTGTTGCTTTACTTTCATTATTCTTTTGCTTTACAGTTTTTGCTGCTGTAGCTTTTCTTTCCTTAggattattcatttttatatttaattaaaatattgctTGAAAACGTAACTACAGACTTTATTATAATTGTCTTAATATATCCAAACACTGATTGATGATGAAAATAATGTTTCTAGGGAAAAATGGCTAAACAAATAGTGCAAAGACAAATTGGTTATTTCTAATCACGCTGGAGGTTGCCACATATCCATAGATCGAATAAATTTTTAACAGTAAAAGAAACTAATTAAGGGTATTAATTTGTGAActtttataattatatctttCAAATTAGTCCTTCAACTTTCTTTCTACTAGACTTCCTACTACCTATTCCTTTTAACCTATCCTACGAATAAGTAGATACTTTCCTCTTTTGCTCATCGTCGCACATTGCTATGATTTTATTAGATTGTAGGTGTGAAACAAGTgtgtttattttatatatatgtataaataagtaATTGTATTGAGCCTATCAGAAACACAGTCATATAGGTGTAGGATATAAAGCTTTTAATGACGTAAATCATAAGGTACCCTTTACAAATCGGTCATTCGCTACTCACTAACTCAATATTTGCTACGCTACTGTCGCTAGCCATAGAGCGCTGTGATCTAGCAGATACTGCCTGTAAATCTTTAACTCTTTATGTTTCATGTATTTCGTAGGCTATCTTACTATCTGCTCCTCTTGTCCCGTGAACTTTCTTCTGATAGACGCAAAAGGCACAGTATTTTTATGAAAACTATGTATattcaataattaattttcaaatataaaacaACAAAAACTAGTATTTATATGAATATGTAACAATGAAAATAACGCAGAAAAAGTTTTTTTTAAACCTAAAGTGTGATttagatatatcgatataaatatttttcattacaatatatatttataaaccgcatatttttgtttattataaGAATGCTTCGTAATTGTATTGTATCAAAAATGTcattttttaactttttatttatGAATCGTCTATGTTATCAAAAAGTGAGTGCAAATATTTATTAAGTTCatagaatatattttaatttatacaaaaatgaaaatatttataaatattttaatataaaattgtttagCTTATGACAAAACATTCTTTAATGTGTATAACTTATACACATAATTTAGCTGGTAAACaacaaagaataaaagaaaatgtgCAACCAGTTAATAAATTTGTTTCAAGATCTCATACATGTGGTGAATTAAGACTACAAAATGTAGGAGAGAATGTTCAATTATGTGGGTGGTTagaatttttaagaattaacaaatttttgatATTGAGAGATTCTTATGGTTCTACTCAATTCATTATACCTGAACATGTGAGTTAAAGGATATAAATTCCAATAAagtatactatatgtatatatatcgatATTAAAAACAAACTATCTGTTATGCTAGAGAAAGGACTTACAAGAAATGGCTAGGAATTTGACCTTTGAAAGTATATTGAGCATAGAAGGTAGAGTATTAAAAAGACTAGAGGGTCAAGAGAATAAGTGTATGGGAACTGGAGATATTGAAGTAGAAGTAAAATCCTTAAAAGTTTTAAACATGGCAAATTCAAATATTCCATTTATTATTAGAGACTATAATAAGGCAAATGAAAATGTACAAATGAAGTATAGATACATATCATTAAGATATCCTGAATTACAAAAGAATTTAAGATTACGTTCAGAAGTGATAATGAAGATGAGAGAATACCTAATTAAAGAATGCGATTTTGTGGATATTGAAACTCCaacattatttaaaaatactcCTGAAGTATGTATACCAGAATGGTACTAAAAACATTATGGCCAAGATGTTTaaaccttctttttttttaacacaGGGAGCACATGAATTTATAGTTCCAACAAAACTCTTAGGCCAATTTTATTCATTAGTACAGAGTCCCCAACAATTCAAACAATTATTAATGGTTGGTGGCTTTGATAGATATTTTCAAGTTGCGAGATGTTACAGGGATGAAAAACCTAGACATGATAGACAACCTGAATTTACACAGGTATAATTTTTGACTTGTAGATATATAtcctttataaaattatttagtaCTCATAGATATGTTATTACACAGCTGGATATTGAAATGTCATTCGTTGATTGTGAAGGAATAATGATGTTAATTGAAAACTTATTAGCATATTCTTGGCCTCAAGAATCAGAAGAATTAATTATTCCTTTTA is a window from the Bombus affinis isolate iyBomAffi1 chromosome 9, iyBomAffi1.2, whole genome shotgun sequence genome containing:
- the LOC126920027 gene encoding uncharacterized protein LOC126920027 — translated: MNNPKERKATAAKTVKQKNNESKATSSKMTTVNQQKVKSNKLWTNDDKKILLEGLKKYGTENVEAISQMLPNMSFEDIRWKITEYSEMAEYLYEHELINNWMNCGMFEPGDSLIPEALLFIHLFEKHPSPSEAEGFDFRAIYNFLYRSSLGPVSYFDLSPKDRDLLCILLSRLERKIWPKCEKDIWEYVGNTYNKRHIKKVYPGKRVPGQLL
- the LOC126920008 gene encoding aspartate--tRNA ligase, mitochondrial isoform X1 encodes the protein MLRNCIVSKMSFFNFLFMNRLCYQKLMTKHSLMCITYTHNLAGKQQRIKENVQPVNKFVSRSHTCGELRLQNVGENVQLCGWLEFLRINKFLILRDSYGSTQFIIPEHRKDLQEMARNLTFESILSIEGRVLKRLEGQENKCMGTGDIEVEVKSLKVLNMANSNIPFIIRDYNKANENVQMKYRYISLRYPELQKNLRLRSEVIMKMREYLIKECDFVDIETPTLFKNTPEGAHEFIVPTKLLGQFYSLVQSPQQFKQLLMVGGFDRYFQVARCYRDEKPRHDRQPEFTQLDIEMSFVDCEGIMMLIENLLAYSWPQESEELIIPFKHMKYEDAMELYGTDKPDLRIPQQLCRLTELIDHSVLEQSLKMEQNEHREVYALVFSQKHGFLTKSIKDTISELQCTYFPSVKLIQTKIPNKSPVITNIIDGNVQQKLNLKEGDVLFLACGEKVHTQSLLGKVRLEFTKFLESKGQEICTNRNEFLWITDFPLFSFNTETNSLETMHHPFTQPHPDDMQYLMNNPLKVRGLHYDLVMNGFEIAGGSIRIHDSKLQKQLFKMLNIDETHLMHILDALESGAPPHGGIAIGLDRLICLLCNTKNIKNVIAFPKTTTGRDLMSGAPVPISEEIKKLYNIQTVDK